CTTGTCCCAGTCAACCAATCGCTGCACATCACGCAGCAGTGCCCAGGCGTGAGCGAGCAAATGATGGCTGAGCAGGATCGGCTGCGCGTGCTGCAAGTGCGTCCGCCCCGGCATGGCCACACCGTGGTGCGCCTTTGCCTGCTCCACCAAGGCATCAATGACGGAGAGCACTCCGGCAGCAATGATCCGGGCATGTTCGCGCAAGTACATGCGTCCCAGCGTCGCCACCTGATCGTTGCGTGAACGGCCGGCACGGAGCTTGCCGCCCAAGGCCGTACCTGCACGCTCAATCAAGCCGCGTTCCAGGGAGCCGTGCACGTCCTCATCGGATTCGGACGGGCCGTAGGCACCCGACTTAACATCAGCTTCGAGCTGGTCAAGTGCGGCCAGCATGCCCTCAAGCTCGCCAGCGTCCAGCAGCCCGGCCGTGTTCAAAACACGGGCGTGCGCCTTGGAACCGGCAATGTCATACAGTGCCAGGCGCCAGTCAAAGTGTGTGGACTTGCTCAGTGCCGCGAGGGCATCTGCGGGGCCGCCCTGAAAACGGCCACCCCACAGTGCGCCCTCGTTGGTCCCCGAACGCACCCCGACCTCGCTGCGCTCGGCCGGGGACCCCTGCGTCTGTGGGCCCTGATTGGAATCAGCCATGGTTACAGGCCCAGAACGCGCTGGTCGCGCTGGGAAGCAACCTTGGAGGACATGCCCCACAGCTCGATGAAGCCCTTGGCCTGTGACTGATCGAAGGTGTCACCGGTGTCGTAGGTGGCCAGATCGAAGTCGTACAAGGAGGTGTCTGAGCGGCGACCGTTCACAATGGCCTGGCCACCGTGCAGGGTCATGCGGATGTCACCGTTGACGTGCTGCTGGGTGTCTTCAATGAAGGCGTCCAGTGAGCGCTTCAGCGGGGAGAACCACTGGCCGTCGTAGACCAGCTCGGCCCAACGCTGGCTGATGGTGGCCTTGAAGCGGGCCTGCTCGCGCTCGATGGTGATGTCTTCGAGGTGCTTGTGGGCCGTCATCAGGGCCATGGCGCCGGGTGCTTCGTAGATTTCGCGGCTCTTGATGCCGACCAAGCGGTCTTCAACAACGTCGATGCGCCCAACACCCTGAGCGCCTGCGCGGCGGTTCAGTTCCTGGATTGCCTGCAGCGGGGAGACCTTGACGCCGTCAATGGCAACGGGGACACCCTGGCGGAAGGAGATGATGACTTCATCCGGTGCCGGCGGGAATTCCGGGGTGGCCGTGTAGTCGTAAATGTCCTTGGTGGGAGCGTTCCAGATGTCTTCGAGGTAACCGGTTTCTACGGCGCGGCCCCAGACGTTCTGGTCAATGGAGTACGGGTTCTTCTTGGTGGTTTCGATCGGCAGGCCCTTGGCCTCAGCGAAGGCGATGGCCTTGTCGCGGGTCAGTGCCAGGTCGCGGACCGGTGCAATGCACTTCAGGTCCGGGCCCAGAGTCTGGATGCCAACTTCGAAGCGAACCTGGTCGTTACCCTTGCCCGTGCAACCGTGAGCAACAGTGGTGGCGCCGAATTCGCGGGCAGCCTTCACGAGGTGCTTGACGATCACGGGGCGGGAGATGGCCGAAACCAACGGGTAGTGACCCTGGTAGAGGGCGTTGGCCTTCAGCGTGGGCATGGCGTATTCGTTGGCGAATTCGTCACGAGCATCGGCAACGTAAGCTTCGACGGCGCCACAGGCCAGGGCGCGCTGGCGGATGTCCTCGAGGGACTCGCCACCCTGTCCTACATCCACTGCCACAGCGATTACTTCAGCACCGGTTGCTTCACCGATCCAGCCGATGGCAACCGAGGTGTCAAGGCCGCCGGAGTAGGCCAATACAATGCGTTCAGTCACGTTCTTGTCTCCCTAAATTGATAACTTCTCAAAGTTTTTTCTTGCGTTACACCAAGCATAATGCATGATTATGCATTCTTGCTAAAAGATATTCATCGTGTCCAAAAAGTACGACGGCGGACACCTCACCTACCAGCTCAGGCTACGCCCCGGCACTGGATTCAGCAGCAAACTGCAAGAAGCGTTCAGCCACGTCCACCCCGCCATTGGCGTCCCGGCTGATGACCATGACAGTGTCATCCCCGGCAATAGTGCCCAGGATGGCGGGCATGACCGAATGGTCAATGGCCAAAGCCAAGAAGTTTGCCGCTCCGGGAGGTGTGCGGAGCACGGCGATGTTGGCCGAGCCTTCGGCCGTGACCAACAATTCCCCGCACAGGCGGATCAGACGGGTATCCAGCAGCTCTTGGGATGAGGCCGTGTGAACGCTGCGGTCCCCACCCTCTTTTGGCAGGGCGTAAATCAATCCGCCATCGTTGCCGCGCACTCGTACCGCCCGCAGTTCCACCAAGTCACGCGACAACGTCGCCTGGCCAACCACCAGTCCGTCGGCAGCCAGCAGCGTGGCCAGCTCCGCCTGGGAGCGAACAGCACGGCTGGTCAATAGGGCCGCGACCCTTGCCTGCCTGGCCGTCTTGGTGGCAGGCATTCCTGCCGGGATTAAGTGCTTACTCATGACTAAACGCCGGTTCCTGCGGCGTCGGCCAAGGCGGCGCTGATAACGGCATTCTCGGCAGCGCTCTGCTCCACCAGCCAGACCATGAGCGCCTTCTGGGCATGCAGGCGGTTCTCGGCTTCATCCCACACCACGGACTGCGGGCCGTCAATGACTGAGGCCGAAATCTCGTAGCCGCGGTAAGCAGGCAGACAGTGCAGCACAATCGCGTCGGGAGCGGCCTGGGCGAGGGCGGCGTCGTCGAGCGCGTACTCGGTGAAGAGCTCCATGCGCGCAGCCTTCTCATCTTCCTGCCCCATGGAAACCCAGGTGTCGGTGACCAGGACATCGGCGCCGGCAACAGCCTGCGCAACGTCAGTGGTGATGAGCACCGAACCGCCGGTCTGGGCGGCGCGCTCTTGTGCGGCACTCACGACGGCGTCAGCTGGCAGATACCCGGCAGGTCCGGTGATGCGCACGTGCATGCCGGCAGTGACCCCGGCCAGCAGGTAGGAGTTGGCCATGTTATTGGCGGAGTCCCCCATGTAGGTCATGGTCAGTCCGGCCAGCTCGCCCTTGTGTTCCTTGATGGTGAGCAAATCCGCGAGCAGCTGGCACGGGTGGTAGTCATCGGAGAGGGCGTTGATGACTGGCACCTTGGAATTGGCGGCCATTTCCTCCAGACCCGCCTGGGTGTACGTGCGCCACACGATGGTGGAGACCATGCGCTCCAGGACTTTGGCGGTGTCGGACACGGATTCTTTGTGGCCGATCTGCGCTTCTCCGGGATTGATGATCAGCGGGTTACCGCCCAAGGCAGCAACGCCAGCTGCGAAGGAGACGCGGGTTCGGGTGGAGGTCTTATCGAAAATGACCGCTACAGTTTGGGCGCCAGAGCCGTCACCGGCAAAGGTGCTCTTGGAGTAAGGCTGCTTCTTCAGCTGTACGGCAAGTTCCAGAACCTCGGCCTGCTCGTCGGGGCTCAGATCGGTATCTACCAGAAAGTGGCGGGTCATCAGGAGCTCTTTTCCTTGTTTGTTGCGGCGGCGCTTGTTGCGGCGGCGCTTGTTGCGGCGGCGCTTGTTGCGGCCGTGGCCGTTGCGATCAATGCGGGCAGGGCTGCCAGGAAGGACTGTGCCTGTGCGGCCGTCAAGTTCAGCGGCGGGGCAAGGCGGATGGTGTTGGGGCGCGGAGCATTGACAATGAAGCCTGCCTCCAACGCTGCACTGACAACGCCGGCAGCCACGGGCTCGGCCAAGTCAAAACCGATCAGCAGGCCGAAAGCGCGAACGTCCGTGACGCCGTCGATCTTGGCCAAGCCTTGGGCGAAGATCTCGCTGACGGCAAGCACGTTAGCCAGCACATCCGCAGACTCCAGAACGTGCAATGTTGCCAACGCAGCAGCCGTGGCCACCGGATTTCCACCAAAGGTAGTCCCGTGCTGGCCAGCACTGAGCAGCTGTGAGGGCTCTTCGCCGAAAGTGATGATGGCACCAATGGGGAAGCCGCCACCCAAGCCCTTGGCCAGGGTCATGGCGTCGGGGAGGACGCCCGCGGTAATTCCGGCGAACCAACTGCCTGTGCGGCCAATGCCTGTCTGTACTTCGTCCAGGATCAGCAGGGCGCCGTGTTCGCGTGTCAGTTCGCGGGCGGCCTGCAGATACTCCGGGGAGAGCGGGCGGACGCCGGCTTCGCCCTGAATGGGTTCGATGATCAGGGCGGCGACGCTGCCGTCCATGGCGTCGCGCAGGGCGGCAATGTCGTTGAACGCGATGTGGCGGACGCCGGCAGGCATGGGCTCGAACGGTTCACGGTATGCAGCCTTGGCCGTCATGGCCAGTGCCCCCATGGTCCGGCCGTGGAAAGCGCCCTCGAGGGCCAAAATGGTGGGGCGTTCCTTGCCGCCGTGGGAGCGGGCCAGCTTGAACGCCGCTTCATTGGCCTCGGTTCCGGAGTTGGCGAAGAACACCTTGGATCCCATGGGAGCCTGGCTCAGTTCGAGCAACTTTTCGGCCAACGCGATCTGTGTGGGGCTGGTGAAAAAGTTGGAGACATGGCCCAATGTTGAGAGTTGGCTGGCGATCACCGAGGTGACGAACGGGTGGGCGTGACCCAGTGCGTTCACGGCGATGCCGCCGAGCAGATCCAGGTATTCCTTGCCATCGGCGTCCCAGACCAGGGCGCCGGCGCCGCGGACCAGTACTCGCTGTGGGCTGCCGAACACGCCCATGAGGGAATCGCTGTAGCGGGCCAGCCATTGCGCGCTGGTTCCGGTCCCCGTCACGGCTGCGGCATTGGCCGAGCCCAGGGCCATCTTGTTTGTCTCGTTGTGCTGCTCACTCATCAGTCTTGGTCCTCGTCCGGGAAAATTTGTGTTCCGTTGCCTTCAAATGTCATCAATTCCAACAGCACCGAGTGAGCGCTGCGCCCATCCACCACGGCGGCTCGGGCTACCCCGCCGTCGACCGCAGCCAGGCAGGCACCCATTTTGGGGATCATGCCTGATTCCAGCTCGGGCAGCATGGCACGCAAGGCGCTGGCGCCGATCTCGCTCAGCAGCGAGGACTTGTCCGGCCAGTTCGCGTAGAGACCTTCGACGTCGGTCAAGATCACCAGGCGCGATGCCTCCAAGGCGACAGCCAGAGCGGCTGCGGCGGTGTCTGCGTTGACGTTCAATACTGTGGAGGCATCCCCCACCTCGGGTGCCACAGTGGAGATCACCGGGATGCGGCCGGCTTCAAGCAGGTCCAGGATGGCGCCGGGATTCACGCCAACTACCTCGCCAACAAGTCCCAGATCCACGGGCAGACCGTCCACAACGGTCCCGGTGCGCTCGGCCTGCAGCAGGGCACCATCCTCACCGGAAAGTCCCACGGCGTACGCCCCGTGTTCATTGATGAGGCCCACCAGCTCGCGGCCCACCTGACCGGTGAGCACCATGCGGACAACATCCATGGCCTCCGGAGTGGTAACGCGCAAGCCACCCTTGAACTCGCTCTTAATGTCCAGGCGCTTGAGCATGGCGTTGATTTGCGGCCCGCCGCCGTGCACCACTACGGGCTTGATCCCCACATGGTGCATGAACACGATGTCTTCGGCAAACGCTCGTCGCAGCTCGTCGTTGATCATGGCGTTGCCACCGTACTTGACCACCACCACAGTCCCGGCGAATTGCTGAATCCACGGCAACGCCTCAATGAGCGTGCTGGCTTTGTCCTGAGCGGTTTCCACCGAAGTCATCATGTTTCCCTTCAATCCTGTTTGTAGTCGTACATCCTGAAGCCACCGACAAGCGTGGTGAGGCGCCCCCAACTCTCGCAACTGGTTCGTGCGGGACGAACGGGAAAGACGACTGAGCCGGCGTTTCCGTAGGCCGCGTAAAGGAGACCGAGGCCGCCCGCGGCCGATTGGTCGGATAGCGGCCGAGGGAATGTCGGTCAGTCGCCGAAGCCAACCACGGCCCGGTGACGAACCAGTTACGAGGAGTAGGCGCTGTTTTCTTCGACGTATGCGTGAGTCAGATCGTTCGTCCAGATGGTGGCTTCGGCCGAACCGGCATTGAGATCGATCTCGACGGTGACTTCACGGGGAGAAAGGTCCACCAGGTCGCGGGAATCACCAATGCAGCCGTTGCGGCAGATCTGGATGCCGTTGATGCTGACGTTGATCTTGTCCGGATCAAAGACGGCGTCGGTGGTGCCAACAGCGGAGAGTACACGGCCCCAGTTGGGGTCGTTTCCGAAGATGGCAGCCTTGAAGAGGTTGGAGCGGGCTACCTCGCGGGAGACCACTTCGGCGTCACGTTCACTGTCTGCGTTCTTCGTGACAATGGCAATGTCATGGCTGGCGCCTTCGGCGTCGGCAATGAGCCCTCGTGCGAGCGTGGCGCAGACCTGTGTGAGGCCGGCGGTGAATTCGTCCATGTCCGGGATGACCTCGGAGGCTCCGGATGCCATGAGCAGCACGGTGTCATTAGTGGACATGCAACCGTCCGAATCGGCACGGTTGAAGGTGACACGGACGGCGTCGCGCAGGGCCGTGTCGAGCGCTTCGACGCCAACACCGGCGTCGGTGGTGATGACCACCAGCATGGTGGCCAGGCCGGGAGCCAGCATGCCGGCACCCTTGGCCATGCCGCCGATGGAGTAGCCCTGGCCTTCCTCGTTGACCGGTGAGCTCCAAAGCGATTCCTTGGGAACCGTGTCGGTGGTCATGATCGCAGTGGCCGCGGCAGCTCCGCCGTCGTCCGTCAAAGCAGCGGCAGCCGCCTCAACACCGGGAAGGATCTTATCCATGGGCAGCTGCTCGCCAATGAGGCCTGTGGAGCAGACGGCAATGTCTGTGGCGGAGAGCCCCAGCACCTCGGCCACTTTTTCGGCCGTAGCGTGCGTGTTCTGGAAACCTTCGGGGCCGGTGCAGGCATTCGCGCCGCCGGAGTTCAGGACTACAGCGTCCACGCGCCCGTCGCTGAGGACCTGGCGTGACCAATGGATCGGCGCCGCTGCCACACGGTTGGTGGTGAAGACTGCGGCGGCATTGAAGTCGGGGCCGTCATTGATCACCAAGGCCAGGTCTGGATTGCCTGATTTTTTCAGTCCAGCAGTGATGCCGGCGGCACGGAAGCCGAGTGCTTTGGTCACGCTCATGGTGCTACTCCTTGGAAGGAAAGGCCTGTGGTTTCAGGAAGGCCGAGGGCAATGTTCATTGACTGTACCGCTCCGCCGGCCGTTCCCTTGGTGAGATTGTCAATGACACAGCAAACAATCACCCGGTTGACGTGCGCGTCGTAGGCAATTTGGATGGCTGCATGGTTGGAGCCTTGGACCGATTTTGTGGTGGGCCACTGTCCTTCCGGCAACACATGCACAAAGGGTTCCTCAGCGTAGGCGTCTACCCAAATGTCACGCAATGCCGCGGCGGGATTCTCCATCGCGGCGAATTCGGCGGAGAGCTTGGCCGTGGCGGTCGTGAGGATGCCGCGGCTCATGGGCGCCAGGGTGGGGGTGAAGGAAACCTTGACGTCCAGCCCTGAGGCATTGGAGAGTCCCTGTTCAATTTCGGGAGTGTGACGGTGCCCGCCACCCACACCGTAGGGACTCATGGAGCCCATGACCTCGGAACCAATCAAGTTAACCTTTGCTGACTTGCCAGCCCCAGAGGTGCCTGAGGCCGCCACAATGACCACATCATCGGGCAGCAGTGCGCCGGCAGCGAACCCGGGCATAAGCGCCAACAAGGAGCTGGTGGGGTAGCAGCCGGGGACAGCGATGCGCTTGGAACCCTTGAGGTGTTCGCGGTGTCCGGGCAGTTCGGGCAGGCCGTAAGGCCAGGTGCCGGCGTGCTCGGAACCGTAGAACTTCTCCCACGCGGCGGCATCTTGGAGACGGTGGTCGGCACCGGCGTCGATCACCAGCGTGTCAGCCGGAAGCGCAGCGGCAATGGCGGCCGAAGCCCCGTGCGGAAGTGCCAGGAACACGACGTCGTGCCCGGAAAGATTTTCCACCGTGGTATCAACCAGGACCCGGTCGGCAAAAGCGTGCAGGTGCGGGGCGAGTGTGCCCAACCGCTCGCCTGCGTTGCTGTGGGCGGTGATGGCCCCAACGCTGACATTGGGGTGGCCGGCCAGAAGGCGCAGCACCTCTCCCCCGGCATATCCGCTGGCGCCTGAGACTGCTACTGAAATTGTCATAAGTCGACTATACAGCAGAATTATTCAGTGGTGCCGATATTTATGCACAGTTTATTGGAATTCTGCTTGGGGATAAGTCCTATGATGATCTTGTTAGGGCTTGGCCCCTATTTTTACACGAGCCAGTGATTTGGAGTTCACCATGACCGAGCAGTGCACGGCAATTGTAGCGACCACCCCCGGCGGTCCAGAGGTACTACAGGCAACCCAGGTCCCCATGCCCGTTCCTGGCCCCGGCGAATTGCTGGTCAAGATTGCGGCCGTTGGCGTGAACTTCATTGAGAGTTACCAGCGCGCTGGCATCTACTCCGTACCGTTCCCCTTCACGCCAGGATCCGAGGCTGCTGGCACAGTGGTTGCCGTGGGCCCCGGCGTGACCTCCTTCGATGCTGGTGACCGGGTTGCCACGGCCGAAGCCGAAGCTTGCTACGCCGAATACGCCATTTTTCCGGCCGAGAAGGCTCTGCCGGTGCCCTCCAGCGTCCCGATGGATGTTGCCGCCGCACTCCCCCTGCAGGGCATGACAGCACATTACTTAATGAACTCCACTTACCACGTTGAGCCGGGCGAAACCGTGCTGCTGCACGCCGGTGCTGGCGGCGTGGGTCTGCTGCTGACCCAGCTGCTCAAGGATCGTGGAGCGCGCGTCTTCACCACGGTGTCCACGGATGAGAAGGAAGAGCTCTCCCGGGCGGCCGGCGCCGATGAGGTGTTGCGCTACGAAGGCTTCGCAGAAGCCGTGCGGGAACTCACCGATGGCGAGGGCGTGGATGTCGTGTTCGACGGCGTTGGGAAGGACACCTTCGACGGCTCCCTGGCATCGCTGCGCACCCGAGGCACACTCGTCTTGTTCGGCGGAGCGTCAGGTCAGGTGCCGCCCTTTGATCTGCAACGCCTCAACGCTGGCGGATCACTGACAGTGGTCCGACCCAAACTGGCCGATTACCTCCTCAACGCCAAGGAACGGCTGTGGCGCTCCACCGAAGTGTTTAACGCGGCCGGATCAGGTGCTTTGACGGCACGGATCGGTGCACGGTTCCCGCTCGCCGAGGCAGGTGCCGCCCACAAGGCTCTGCAGGGGCGGGTTACCACCGGCAAGGTCATCTTGGAGCCCTAGATCAGGCGTGGCGATACTTCCTTTTTGGCCGTCAACTCTGCCCATCCCAAGCAACCAGCGAAAGTGATCCCGGACTCAGTGAGCGATAACAACGAAATGTATTGCCTGTCATTCACCTTCCGTTCACCTTGGTGGGGCACTGTAAGGCCGTGAACCCTGCCTCATCGAATTTCCCCGAATCTCAAGCCGTCGATTCCAGCGAACAATTGCCGGTTGCTACCTTTAGCGCCCAAATGCCGGGCAGCTCTCTGGCCCCGGCTCCGCGGACCCTGTGGGATATTCTGCAGGCCAGTGCGGAGTTGAACCCGGATGCCACTGCGCTCGATGACGGCATCAAGGCGCTGAGCTACGAAGATCTCCTGAGGGCGGTTCGCGCCAGGGCTACGGAACTGACGCAGGCCGGGCTCGGCGCCGGCGATAAAATCGGGGTGCGGATTCCTTCCGGAACCTCCTCGCTTTACCTATCCATCTTGGCCATCATCGCCATCGGTGCCGCATATGTACCCGTTGATGCCGATGATCCAGAGGAGCGGGCCGCTCTGGTCTTTGGCGAGGCCCAGGTGGCAGCCGTGCTCGGTGACCCGCTCACCGGCAAGGCCTTGACACTGACCGGCGACCGCCCAACCCCCTTCCCCGCTCCCAGGGAACCATTGCCGGAAGACGATGCGTGGATCATTTTCACCTCCGGCTCCACGGGCACGCCCAAGGGCGTGGCTGTCAGTAATCGTTCAGCGGCAGCTTTTGTCGATGCCGAAGCCAGCATCTTCTTACAGGACGAACCGCTGGGCCCCGATGACCGGGTGTTGGCTGGTTTGTCCGTGGCTTTCGATGCCTCCTGTGAAGAAATGTGGTTGGCGTGGCGTTACGGAGCGGCTCTGGTTCCCGCCCTCGATCCCTGGTCCGATCGGGCATGGATTTGGGCCCATGGCTGATTTCCCACGGCATTACAGTGGTATCCACCGTGCCCACGCTGGCAGCGCTCTGGCCCGCCGAGGCCTTGGAATCCGTACGCCTACTCATCTTTGGCGGCGAAGCCTGCCCGCCGGAGCTAGCCACCCGATTGGCCGTCCGTGGCCGTGAAGTGTGGAACACCTACGGCCCCACCGAGGCCACCGTAGTGGCCTGCGCCGCTCCCTTGGGCGTTCCGGGCCCGGTGCGGATTGGGCTGCCCCTGAACGGCTGGGATCTGGCAGTGGTGGACGCCGCCGGAACCCCCGTGGCTGAGGGCGAAGTGGGCGAGCTCATCATTGCCGGCGTGGGCCTGGCCCGCTACCTGGACCCTGCCAAGGATGCCGAAAAGTACGCGCCGATGCCCGCCTTCGGCTGGGAGCGGGCCTACCGGTCCGGTGACCTGGTGCGCTTGGAAAGCGCGGGGTTGATCTTCATGGGCCGCGCCGATGACCAGGTGAAGCTGGGTGGGCGGCGCATTGAACTCGGTGAGATCGACGCCGCGTTGCAGGGCCTGCCGGAAATTTCCGGAGCTGCCGCCGCCGTTCAGGAGACGGCTGGTGGCTCACAATTGCTGGTCGGCTATCTGGTGGCGGCTCCTGACACCTCCCCGGATCCGGCCGCATTGCGCAAGCTGCTCGCCGATTCCCTCCCGGCAGCGCTGATTCCGCTGCTCACCTTTACCGATTCCCTGCCCACCAAAATTAGCGGCAAGGTGGACCGCAAGGCTTTGCCCTGGCCGCTGGAACAAGAAGCTGACGACGGCGCCTCCCTCACCGAAACTTTGGGGCCGGAAGCGCAGTGGGTACTGGATCAGTGGCAATCGGTCTTGGGCGGTGTGCCCGGCTCTCTTGATACAGACTTCTTTGCCAGCGGCGGTGGTTCTCTGGCCGCAGCCCAGTTGGTTTCGGCTTTGCGCCAGCGCTATCCGCGCATCACCGTCGCCGACGTCTATTCGCATCCTCGGATCGGTGCGTTGCTGGAGTTGGCTTTGGGTTCCGTCCCAGCTGGCGGCGCAGTTGAGACCGTCCACCGCTCGGTGGGGCGGACGCAACGAAAGTCCCAAATTTTCCAGACCGTGATGGGCATGCCGTTGCACATCTTGGTGGGCATGCGCTGGCTCACGTATTTGATGGCGCTGAACAATGTTGCCGCATGGCAGGGTTGGCTGCCGGGCGCCCCCACCGTTTCCTGGTGGTGGGTTGGTGCTGCATGGGTAGCCTTTGTCTCGCCGTGGGGACGCATGGGCATCTCCGTTGTGGCCGCCAGAGTGTTGCTCCGCGGCGTCCAGCCCGGAAGCTACCCACGCTCCGGCAGGGTCCATCTGCGGTTGTGGCTGGCCGAGCAATTTGCTGACATGGTTGGCGCCGTCAGTTTGGCCAGCGCCCCATGGGTGCCTTATTACGCACGGGCGCTGGGTGCAAAAATTGGCAAAAACGTTGACCTGCACTCGGTTCCCCCGGTCACCGGATTACTCCGACTTGCCGAAGGCTGCTCCATTGAGCCTGAAGTTGACCTGTCCGGTTGGTGGATCGATGGCGACTATGTCCATATTGGCGAGATTTCCGTGGGCGCCGGCGCCGTGGTGGGATCCCGCAGCACCTTGATGCCGGGAGCTCGCATTGGTGCCGGTGCACATGTTGAGCCCGGTTCGGCTGTGCGCGGCAAGGTTAAGCCGGGCGTGAAAGTGTCCGGCTCCCCTGCCGAGCGGACAGGCAAGGCCAAACACTCCTGGCCGGATCTGCGCACACCCACATCCAGAATGATCGGCATCCTCTTCCCCGCTGCCTCGGCGGCCTTGTCCATGCTGCCCTTTGCTGCAGCGGCCGCGGCAGTCGCCGTCGTGCTTGGCGCCATCGCCGGACAGCAATCACTCTCGGAGGCGGTTCCAACTCTTCTGTGGGCCGTGCCGCTGGCCGCGATGCTCTGGTTCCTGAGCTTGCTGGTGCTGATTTTGCTCACCGTGCGGTTGTTGGGTCTGGGCCTGCGCGAAGGACACTACCCGGTCCGCAGTCGGATCGGCTGGCAAGTATGGGCCACCGAGCGTGTCCTGGACATGGCGCGCGATTTGTTGTTCCCCATTTATTCGAGCCTGTTCACTCCCGTGTGGCTCCGGCTGTTGGGGGCCAAGGTGGGCAAGAACGTTGAGGCGTCCACAGTGCTGCTGCTGCCTAAGATGACCACCATTGGTGCCGGCGCATTCCTGGCGGACGACACCATGATTGCTTCCTATGAACTGGGCGGCGGCTACATCCATATTGCCCCGGCTAAAGTGGGCAAGCGCTCCTTCCTGGGCAACTCCGGTATGGCGGCAGCAGGCCGCACCTTGCCCCGCAACTCGCTGGTGGCCGTGCTTTCGGCGGCGCCGTCCAAGGCCAAGGCCGGAACCTCGTGGCTGGGCAGCCCGCCGGTCCGCCTGCGCCGCACCAATCTGGAGACGGATAAGTCCCTGACGTTCAATCCGCCGTTGCGGCTCAAAATTGCCCGCGCCCTGTGGGAATGCTGCCGGATTGTGCCAATGATTCTCTCGGTGGGCATCGCAGCTGCAGTCCTTGTGGCCCTCGACGCGCTCGCTCAGGCCAGCAGCTACTGGGTGCCCGCCCTTGTCAGTGGCATTGTGCTGATGGTGGCCGGAGCAGTCGCAGCAGGCAGCTCCGTGGCCGCGAAATGGCTCTTGGTGGGCCGCATCAAAGCCGGCGAACACCCGTTATGGAGCTCGTTCATCTGGCGCAACGAAGTGGTGGATACGTTTATTGAGATGGTCAGCGCACCGTGGTTT
The Arthrobacter alpinus genome window above contains:
- a CDS encoding quinone oxidoreductase family protein, whose amino-acid sequence is MTEQCTAIVATTPGGPEVLQATQVPMPVPGPGELLVKIAAVGVNFIESYQRAGIYSVPFPFTPGSEAAGTVVAVGPGVTSFDAGDRVATAEAEACYAEYAIFPAEKALPVPSSVPMDVAAALPLQGMTAHYLMNSTYHVEPGETVLLHAGAGGVGLLLTQLLKDRGARVFTTVSTDEKEELSRAAGADEVLRYEGFAEAVRELTDGEGVDVVFDGVGKDTFDGSLASLRTRGTLVLFGGASGQVPPFDLQRLNAGGSLTVVRPKLADYLLNAKERLWRSTEVFNAAGSGALTARIGARFPLAEAGAAHKALQGRVTTGKVILEP